A genomic window from Streptomyces mirabilis includes:
- a CDS encoding MBL fold metallo-hydrolase: MKLTVVGCSGSFPSAESACSSYLVEADGFRLLLDMGNGALGELQRHCGLYDLDAIFLSHLHADHCIDMCAYFVARYYRHDGGRCDPLPVYGPEGTEQRLTTAYADTPTASSMSEVFDFHTVKPGTFEIGPFTVHTERVRHPVEAYAIRIEHDGKSLTYSGDTGVTDALDELARDTDLFLCEAAFTHGKEKIPDLHLNGREAGESADRAGARRLLLTHIPPWTDPAVNLADAREVFDGPVELAVPRVTYEI; the protein is encoded by the coding sequence ATGAAGCTCACCGTCGTCGGCTGCTCGGGGTCGTTCCCGTCCGCGGAATCGGCCTGCTCGAGCTACCTCGTCGAGGCCGACGGCTTCAGGCTGCTTCTCGACATGGGCAATGGTGCCCTTGGCGAGCTGCAGCGCCACTGCGGTCTCTACGACCTCGACGCGATCTTCCTCAGCCATCTGCACGCCGACCACTGCATCGACATGTGCGCGTACTTCGTCGCGCGCTACTACCGCCACGACGGTGGCCGCTGCGACCCGCTCCCCGTCTACGGACCCGAGGGCACGGAACAGCGACTGACCACCGCGTACGCGGACACTCCCACCGCCTCCTCGATGAGCGAGGTCTTCGACTTCCACACCGTGAAACCGGGCACGTTCGAGATCGGCCCGTTCACCGTGCACACGGAGCGGGTGCGCCACCCCGTGGAGGCGTACGCCATCCGCATCGAGCACGACGGGAAGTCGCTGACGTACTCCGGGGACACCGGTGTCACCGACGCGCTGGACGAACTCGCCCGGGACACCGACCTGTTCCTCTGCGAGGCCGCGTTCACGCACGGCAAGGAGAAGATCCCCGACCTGCACCTCAACGGCCGCGAAGCGGGCGAGAGCGCCGACCGCGCCGGCGCCCGTCGCCTGCTGCTCACCCACATCCCGCCGTGGACGGACCCCGCGGTCAACCTCGCCGACGCACGCGAGGTCTTCGACGGTCCGGTGGAGCTGGCGGTGCCGAGGGTGACGTACGAGATCTAG
- a CDS encoding nicotinate phosphoribosyltransferase has product MNTADLGLPVDVPSTALFTDQYELTMLQAALAAGTAERRSVFEVFTRRLPEGRRYGVVAGTGRVLDAVENFRFDADVLGFLRENAVVDEPTLEWLASYRFGGDIWGYPEGEVYFPGSPILRVEGSFAECVLLETVILSILNHDSAIAAAASRMASAAGDRPLIEMGARRTHELAAVAAARAAYVGGFTTTSDLAAGFRYGIPTVGTSAHAFTLLHDQERDAFQAQVNSLGRGTTLLVDTYDVAEAVRMAVEVAGPELGAVRIDSGDLLLVAHRVRQQLDELGARDTRIIVTSDLDEYAIASLAAAPVDAYGVGTQLVTGSGHPTCSMVYKLVARAESADPKAPLEPVAKRSTGGKTSIGGRKWAARRLDERGVAEAEVIGTGVVPVALADRQLLVELVKGGQVLSREPLDVVRDRHAASRANLPLSATQLSRGEPVIPTEYI; this is encoded by the coding sequence ATGAACACAGCGGACCTTGGGCTGCCGGTGGACGTTCCCTCGACGGCGCTCTTCACGGACCAGTACGAGCTGACGATGCTGCAGGCCGCACTGGCCGCGGGGACCGCCGAGCGACGCTCGGTCTTCGAGGTCTTCACGCGGCGGCTGCCGGAGGGGCGGCGCTACGGCGTCGTCGCGGGCACCGGGCGGGTTCTCGACGCCGTCGAGAACTTCCGCTTCGACGCCGACGTCCTCGGCTTCCTGCGCGAGAACGCCGTCGTGGACGAGCCGACCCTGGAGTGGCTCGCCTCGTACCGCTTCGGCGGGGACATCTGGGGCTATCCCGAGGGCGAGGTGTACTTCCCGGGCTCGCCGATCCTGCGGGTCGAGGGGTCCTTCGCGGAGTGTGTGCTCCTGGAGACCGTGATCCTCTCCATCCTCAACCACGACTCGGCCATCGCGGCCGCCGCCTCCCGGATGGCCTCCGCCGCCGGGGACCGGCCGCTGATCGAGATGGGCGCCCGGCGGACGCACGAGCTGGCCGCGGTGGCGGCGGCGCGGGCCGCGTACGTCGGGGGCTTCACGACCACCTCCGACCTGGCCGCGGGCTTCCGCTACGGCATCCCGACCGTCGGCACCTCCGCACACGCCTTCACCCTCCTGCACGACCAGGAGCGGGACGCCTTCCAGGCCCAGGTGAACTCGCTGGGCCGGGGGACGACGCTGCTCGTGGACACGTACGACGTCGCGGAGGCGGTACGGATGGCGGTCGAGGTCGCCGGGCCGGAACTCGGGGCCGTACGGATCGACTCCGGAGACCTGCTGCTGGTCGCGCACCGGGTGCGGCAGCAGCTGGACGAGCTGGGCGCGAGGGACACGCGCATCATCGTGACCTCGGACCTGGACGAGTACGCGATCGCCTCGCTGGCGGCGGCGCCCGTCGACGCGTACGGCGTCGGTACGCAGTTGGTGACGGGTTCCGGCCATCCCACCTGTTCGATGGTCTACAAGCTGGTCGCCCGCGCCGAGTCGGCGGACCCGAAGGCTCCGCTGGAGCCCGTGGCCAAGAGGTCCACCGGCGGCAAGACCTCGATCGGCGGGCGCAAGTGGGCCGCGCGGCGGCTCGACGAGCGGGGGGTCGCCGAGGCCGAGGTGATCGGCACCGGGGTGGTCCCCGTGGCACTCGCCGACCGACAACTGCTGGTGGAGCTCGTCAAGGGCGGGCAGGTCCTGTCCCGCGAGCCCCTCGACGTCGTGCGCGACCGGCACGCGGCCTCCCGCGCCAACCTGCCGTTGTCGGCGACACAGCTCTCGCGCGGGGAACCGGTCATTCCGACGGAATACATCTGA
- a CDS encoding PTS transporter subunit EIIC — MTTASAAPAADKKKGSGAMAVLQRIGRSLMLPVAVLPAAALLVRLGNTDMLGRPSFPTFFTKIAGFMTAGGNAILDNMALLFAVGIAIGFAKKSDGSTALAAVVGYLVFKNVLATFTDKNLPKVATAVDGKVVMVNAPVDAKVLGGVVMGIVVALLYQKFYRTKLPDWAGFFGGRRLVPILSAFAGLLIGIVFGYIWPVLGTGLHSFGEKLVGSGAVGAGIFGVANRALIPIGMHHLLNSYPWFQAGDYHGKSGDIARFLAGDPTAGQFMTGFFPIMMFGLPAACLAIVHCARPERRKVIGGMMLSIALTSFVTGVTEPIEFTFMFIAPALYAIHAVLTGVSLALTWALGMKDGFGFSAGAVDFGLNLGIATNPWGLVLVGLCFGVVYYAVFRFAIIKWNLPTPGRESDEELAELLKAEAK; from the coding sequence GTGACCACGGCCAGCGCCGCTCCCGCGGCCGACAAGAAGAAGGGCTCCGGCGCGATGGCTGTCCTGCAGCGCATCGGCCGCAGCCTGATGCTGCCGGTCGCCGTACTGCCCGCCGCCGCGCTCCTCGTGCGTCTCGGCAACACGGACATGCTGGGACGCCCGTCCTTCCCCACGTTCTTCACCAAGATCGCCGGCTTCATGACGGCCGGCGGCAACGCGATCCTCGACAACATGGCACTGCTGTTCGCCGTGGGCATCGCGATCGGCTTCGCGAAGAAGTCGGACGGCTCGACGGCGCTCGCCGCGGTGGTCGGCTACCTGGTGTTCAAGAACGTGCTGGCGACGTTCACCGACAAGAACCTGCCGAAGGTGGCCACGGCCGTCGACGGCAAGGTGGTCATGGTGAACGCCCCCGTGGACGCCAAGGTCCTGGGCGGTGTGGTGATGGGCATAGTCGTCGCCCTGCTGTACCAGAAGTTCTACCGGACCAAGCTGCCCGACTGGGCAGGCTTCTTCGGCGGCCGCCGGCTCGTCCCGATCCTGTCCGCCTTCGCGGGTCTGCTGATCGGCATCGTCTTCGGTTACATCTGGCCGGTCCTCGGCACGGGTCTGCACAGCTTCGGTGAGAAGCTGGTCGGTTCGGGTGCCGTCGGCGCCGGCATCTTCGGTGTCGCCAACCGTGCGCTGATCCCGATCGGCATGCACCACCTGCTGAACTCCTACCCCTGGTTCCAGGCGGGCGACTACCACGGCAAGAGCGGTGACATCGCGCGCTTCCTGGCCGGCGACCCGACCGCGGGCCAGTTCATGACCGGCTTCTTCCCGATCATGATGTTCGGCCTCCCGGCCGCGTGCCTGGCGATCGTGCACTGCGCCCGCCCCGAGCGCCGCAAGGTCATCGGCGGCATGATGCTCTCGATCGCTCTGACCTCGTTCGTGACGGGTGTGACCGAGCCGATCGAGTTCACGTTCATGTTCATCGCGCCGGCCCTGTACGCCATCCACGCGGTCCTCACCGGTGTCTCGCTGGCGCTGACCTGGGCGCTCGGCATGAAGGACGGCTTCGGCTTCTCGGCGGGCGCGGTCGACTTCGGTCTGAACCTCGGCATCGCGACCAATCCATGGGGCCTGGTCCTGGTGGGTCTGTGCTTCGGGGTGGTCTACTACGCGGTCTTCCGCTTCGCGATCATCAAGTGGAACCTCCCCACGCCGGGCCGCGAGTCCGACGAGGAGCTGGCGGAGCTGCTGAAGGCGGAGGCCAAGTAG
- a CDS encoding isochorismatase family protein: MRRALIVVDVQNDFCEGGSLAVAGGADVAAAITELIGQAPAGYRHVVATRDLHIAPGGHFADNPDFVHSWPAHCVAGTEGVGFHPNFAPAVASGAVDAVFDKGAYAAAYSGFEGADENGVALGDWLRAREIDEVDVVGIATDHCVRATALDSVRNGFRTQVLLDLTAGVSEETTDRALEELREAGVDLTGKPVV, encoded by the coding sequence ATGCGCCGCGCCTTGATCGTCGTAGACGTGCAGAACGACTTCTGCGAGGGGGGCAGCCTCGCGGTGGCCGGAGGCGCCGATGTGGCCGCCGCCATCACGGAGCTGATCGGGCAGGCGCCCGCCGGCTACCGGCATGTCGTCGCCACGCGTGACCTCCACATCGCTCCCGGTGGCCACTTCGCCGACAACCCCGACTTCGTCCACTCCTGGCCCGCGCACTGTGTGGCCGGCACGGAGGGGGTCGGCTTCCACCCGAACTTCGCACCGGCGGTCGCCTCCGGCGCGGTCGACGCCGTCTTCGACAAGGGCGCGTACGCGGCGGCGTACAGCGGTTTCGAGGGCGCCGACGAGAACGGGGTCGCGCTGGGTGACTGGCTGCGCGCCCGCGAGATCGACGAGGTGGACGTGGTCGGCATCGCCACCGACCACTGCGTCCGCGCCACCGCCCTGGACTCCGTCCGCAACGGCTTCCGCACCCAGGTCCTCCTGGACCTCACGGCCGGGGTCTCCGAGGAAACCACGGACCGCGCCCTCGAAGAACTCCGAGAAGCAGGCGTGGACCTGACAGGAAAGCCGGTCGTCTAG
- a CDS encoding MoaD/ThiS family protein: MAIEVRIPTILRTYTGGEKAVEGGGATLAELFADLETRHAGIQARIVDDGQLRRFVNVYLNDEDVRFLDGINTKLTDGDNVTILPAVAGGMV, translated from the coding sequence ATGGCCATCGAGGTCCGCATCCCCACCATCCTCCGCACCTACACCGGCGGCGAGAAGGCCGTCGAGGGCGGCGGCGCGACCCTCGCCGAGCTCTTCGCCGACCTCGAGACCCGGCACGCGGGCATCCAGGCCCGGATCGTCGACGACGGCCAGCTGCGCCGCTTCGTCAACGTGTACCTGAACGACGAGGACGTCCGCTTCCTCGACGGCATCAACACCAAGCTCACCGACGGCGACAACGTGACGATCCTGCCGGCCGTGGCCGGCGGCATGGTCTGA
- a CDS encoding amino acid permease, with the protein MTSSQVDKTDEPRSGSEAVGGDAPEEGYERGLGSRQVQMIAIGGAIGVGLFLGAGANIAKAGPSLIFMYALAGVIIFFIMRALGELLLYRPVSGSFAEYSREFLGPFFGYFTGWTYWLMWVVTGMAELTAAAIYVHYWFPSIPQWVTALVFLVVLFVANLISVKLFGEIEFWFSMVKVTALIGMIVIGLGVLTFGFSSAGDTASVANLWQFDGFFPKGIGSSLMTLQGVMFAYLAVELVGVTAGESEDPEKTLPKAINTLPWRIALFYVGALTVILCVVKWTEFAPGVSPFVEAFAKIGIPAGAGIVNFVVLTAALSSCNSGMYSTGRMLRTLADNGEAPKVFSRLSSTKTPAIGITVSMLFMGIGVILNYIVPEKAFGYVTSVATAAGIWTWLMILVSHILYRRAVDAGRLPASSFPAPGGAKCSWIAVVFLLFVTGLIAYDADSRVCLYVMAGWAAALAIGWWVLKARNPQVTERREPAFEKVG; encoded by the coding sequence ATGACCTCATCGCAGGTCGACAAGACCGACGAGCCGCGTAGCGGCAGTGAGGCCGTGGGCGGCGACGCCCCCGAAGAGGGGTACGAGCGCGGGCTCGGCAGTCGCCAGGTCCAGATGATCGCGATCGGCGGCGCCATCGGCGTCGGCCTCTTCCTGGGCGCCGGGGCGAACATCGCCAAGGCGGGGCCCAGCCTCATCTTCATGTACGCCCTCGCGGGCGTGATCATCTTCTTCATCATGCGGGCGCTCGGCGAGCTGCTCCTGTACCGCCCGGTCTCGGGCTCCTTCGCGGAGTACTCCCGCGAGTTCCTCGGCCCGTTCTTCGGCTACTTCACCGGCTGGACGTACTGGCTGATGTGGGTGGTCACCGGCATGGCGGAACTCACCGCCGCCGCGATCTACGTCCACTACTGGTTCCCGTCCATCCCCCAATGGGTGACGGCGCTGGTCTTCCTGGTCGTCCTCTTCGTGGCGAACCTGATCTCGGTGAAGCTCTTCGGAGAGATCGAGTTCTGGTTCTCGATGGTCAAGGTCACCGCCCTGATCGGCATGATCGTGATCGGCCTCGGCGTCCTCACCTTCGGCTTCAGCTCGGCCGGTGACACGGCCTCCGTCGCGAACCTCTGGCAGTTCGACGGCTTCTTCCCCAAGGGCATCGGCTCGTCCCTGATGACGCTCCAGGGCGTCATGTTCGCCTACCTCGCCGTCGAGCTCGTCGGCGTCACGGCGGGCGAGTCCGAGGACCCGGAGAAGACCCTCCCCAAGGCGATCAACACCCTCCCGTGGCGCATCGCGCTCTTCTACGTCGGCGCGCTCACGGTCATCCTCTGCGTCGTGAAGTGGACGGAGTTCGCCCCGGGCGTCAGCCCCTTCGTCGAGGCCTTCGCGAAGATCGGCATCCCGGCCGGCGCCGGCATCGTCAACTTCGTGGTCCTGACCGCCGCCCTGTCCTCCTGCAACTCCGGCATGTACTCCACGGGCCGCATGCTGCGCACCCTGGCGGACAACGGCGAGGCCCCCAAGGTCTTCAGCAGGCTCTCCTCGACCAAGACCCCGGCGATCGGCATCACCGTCTCCATGCTCTTCATGGGCATCGGCGTGATCCTGAACTACATCGTCCCGGAGAAGGCCTTCGGCTACGTCACCTCCGTGGCCACTGCCGCCGGCATCTGGACCTGGCTGATGATCCTGGTCAGCCACATCCTCTACCGCCGCGCGGTCGACGCCGGACGCCTGCCCGCCTCCTCCTTCCCGGCCCCGGGCGGAGCGAAGTGCAGCTGGATCGCGGTCGTCTTCCTGCTCTTCGTCACGGGCCTCATCGCCTACGACGCCGACTCCCGCGTCTGCCTGTATGTGATGGCCGGCTGGGCCGCGGCCCTGGCCATCGGCTGGTGGGTGCTCAAGGCACGCAACCCCCAGGTCACCGAGCGCCGCGAACCGGCGTTCGAGAAGGTCGGCTGA
- a CDS encoding putative leader peptide, protein MVSQDVSDKTPGMLLVARLHVDLCRLQSAICTR, encoded by the coding sequence ATGGTTTCCCAGGACGTGAGCGACAAGACGCCGGGCATGCTGCTCGTGGCGCGGCTGCACGTCGACCTGTGCAGGCTGCAGAGCGCCATCTGTACGCGCTGA
- a CDS encoding cysteine synthase codes for MRYDSPLAAVGNTPLVRLPRLSPSADVRIWAKLEDRNPTGSVKDRPALHMVEQAEKDGRLTPGCTILEPTSGNTGISLAMAAKLKGYRMVCVMPENTSQERRDLLAMWGAEIISSPAAGGSNTAVRVAKELSAEHPDWVMLYQYGNPDNAGAHYATTGPEILADLPSITHFVAGLGTTGTLMGVGRYLRENKPDVKIIAAEPRYDDLVYGLRNLDEGFVPELYDASVLTSRFSVGSADAVTRTRELLQQEGIFAGVSTGAALHAAIGVGKKALAAGESADIAFVVADGGWKYLSTGVYTAATTEEAIETLQGQLWA; via the coding sequence ATGCGCTACGACTCCCCGCTCGCCGCGGTGGGCAACACCCCTCTGGTGCGCCTGCCACGCCTTTCGCCGTCCGCCGACGTCCGGATCTGGGCGAAGCTGGAGGACCGCAACCCGACCGGCTCGGTCAAGGACCGCCCGGCCCTGCACATGGTCGAACAGGCGGAGAAGGACGGCCGGTTGACGCCGGGCTGCACGATCCTGGAGCCGACGAGCGGGAACACCGGCATCTCGCTGGCCATGGCGGCGAAGCTCAAGGGCTACCGCATGGTGTGCGTGATGCCGGAGAACACCTCTCAGGAGCGGCGGGACCTGCTGGCCATGTGGGGCGCGGAGATCATCTCCAGCCCCGCGGCCGGCGGTTCCAACACCGCCGTGCGCGTCGCGAAGGAACTGTCGGCCGAGCACCCCGACTGGGTGATGCTCTACCAGTACGGGAACCCCGACAACGCGGGCGCGCACTACGCGACGACGGGTCCCGAGATCCTGGCGGACCTCCCCTCCATCACGCACTTCGTCGCCGGCCTCGGCACGACGGGCACCCTGATGGGCGTCGGCCGCTACCTCCGGGAGAACAAGCCGGACGTGAAGATCATCGCCGCGGAGCCGCGCTACGACGACCTCGTGTACGGCCTGCGCAACCTGGACGAGGGATTCGTTCCCGAGCTGTACGACGCGTCGGTCCTCACCTCCCGCTTCTCGGTCGGCTCCGCCGACGCGGTCACCCGCACCCGTGAGCTCCTCCAGCAGGAGGGCATCTTCGCGGGCGTCTCCACCGGGGCCGCGCTGCACGCCGCGATCGGCGTCGGCAAGAAGGCGCTCGCCGCCGGGGAGTCCGCCGACATCGCCTTCGTCGTCGCCGACGGCGGCTGGAAGTACCTGTCGACGGGCGTCTACACCGCCGCGACCACAGAAGAAGCCATCGAAACCCTCCAGGGCCAGCTCTGGGCGTAG
- the clpS gene encoding ATP-dependent Clp protease adapter ClpS — MGRVTAPAPLETEKTESAEEVFAVPEPDVPWVTIVHNDPVNLMSYVTYVFQTYFGYTKDKATKLMLDVHHKGRAVVSSGTREEMERDVQAMHGYGLWATLQQDRK, encoded by the coding sequence ATGGGCCGTGTGACCGCTCCCGCACCCCTAGAGACCGAAAAGACCGAGTCGGCGGAGGAGGTCTTCGCCGTACCCGAGCCCGACGTCCCCTGGGTCACCATCGTGCACAACGACCCGGTCAACCTCATGAGCTATGTGACGTATGTCTTCCAGACGTACTTCGGCTACACGAAGGACAAGGCCACCAAGCTCATGCTCGACGTCCATCACAAGGGCCGTGCGGTCGTCTCCAGCGGCACGCGCGAGGAGATGGAGCGCGACGTACAGGCCATGCACGGCTACGGTCTGTGGGCCACCCTTCAGCAGGACCGGAAATAG
- a CDS encoding type II toxin-antitoxin system PemK/MazF family toxin translates to MDTSWWLALAAVVLLALVATLVDGWGRRGRRVRRPDRAVGRTRPPGRPPAGVRKRPRVPRPRPAEIWWAKVPYEGGPGEKDRPCLVLAVRGERVTVAKITSKYHDERAGVIPLPPGAVGDAHGRASFLETDELREVPLWEFRRRVGVVDPVLWDQVRYLAG, encoded by the coding sequence ATGGACACGTCCTGGTGGCTCGCGTTGGCGGCCGTGGTGCTGCTCGCGCTGGTCGCGACGCTGGTGGACGGCTGGGGGCGCCGTGGGCGCCGAGTGCGCCGTCCGGACCGGGCCGTCGGTCGGACTCGGCCGCCCGGGCGGCCGCCGGCCGGGGTGCGGAAGCGGCCCCGGGTGCCTCGGCCGCGGCCGGCGGAGATCTGGTGGGCGAAGGTTCCGTACGAGGGCGGGCCCGGGGAGAAGGACCGACCGTGTCTGGTGCTGGCCGTGCGGGGCGAACGGGTGACCGTCGCGAAGATCACGAGCAAGTACCACGACGAGCGGGCCGGGGTGATTCCGTTGCCGCCGGGTGCCGTCGGCGATGCCCATGGGCGGGCGAGCTTCCTGGAGACGGATGAGCTGCGCGAGGTGCCCTTGTGGGAGTTTCGGCGGCGGGTGGGGGTGGTGGATCCGGTCCTTTGGGACCAGGTCCGCTACTTGGCCGGCTGA
- a CDS encoding Mov34/MPN/PAD-1 family protein: MLTITQALVDQIVAHARQDHPDEACGVVAGPAGSGRPERFIPMLNAARSPTFYEFDSGDLLKLYRDMDDRDEEPVIIYHSHTATEAYPSRTDISYANEPGAHYVLVSTADADDAGPFQFRSYRIVEGEVTEEEVTVVDAY; this comes from the coding sequence ATGCTGACCATCACCCAGGCCCTCGTCGACCAGATCGTCGCCCACGCGCGCCAGGACCATCCCGACGAGGCGTGCGGCGTCGTCGCGGGCCCGGCGGGCTCGGGCCGCCCCGAGCGCTTCATCCCGATGCTCAACGCCGCCCGCTCGCCCACGTTCTACGAGTTCGACTCCGGCGACCTGCTGAAGCTGTACCGCGACATGGACGACCGCGACGAGGAGCCGGTGATCATCTACCACTCCCACACGGCGACCGAGGCATACCCCTCCCGCACCGACATCTCGTACGCCAACGAGCCCGGCGCGCACTACGTCCTCGTCTCGACGGCGGACGCGGACGACGCGGGTCCCTTCCAGTTCCGCTCGTACCGGATCGTCGAGGGAGAGGTGACGGAGGAGGAGGTCACGGTCGTGGACGCGTACTGA
- a CDS encoding immune inhibitor A domain-containing protein — protein MTSRPWTFRAAAVGVALAAATATFSTFAVAQADDAASAAASASANRHEPRPAGNEAEHDLDGPLSKTQEAQREEALNQVISGDAKVQDRNGSQVVKLKGKNKYVELGREKTDKIFTILVEFGDQVDSRYGGTVGPLHNQIAAPDRTQDNSTAWQADYNQAHFQDLYFGTGKNTESLKKYYEKQSSGRYSVDGEVTDWVKVPYNEARYGSNKASTGAWYAVRDGVTAWVADQKAAGRSDADIKADLAKYDQWDRYDYDGDGNFNEPDGYIDHFQIVHAGEDESAGGGAQGEDAIWAHRWYAFGTDAGATGPAGNKLGGAAIGDTGIWVGDYTIQPENGGLGVYAHEYGHDLGLPDEYDTTNSAENSTGFWTLMSSGSWLGTGRNAIGDLPGDMNAWDKLQLGWLNYDTAKAATKSKHKLGVAEYNTRNKQALVVSLPDKAVTTEIVAPAQGSTQWWSGSGNDLKNTLTRSVDLTGKSSAALTLDGWYDIEADYDYLYTEVSTDGGANWTAIDGTVDGQPIPRDGSGKPALTGTVDAYKKLSFPLDAYAGQKVDLRFRYQSDGGVALKGFAADEISVTADGSALFSDNAETADAAWTAAGFSRVGASFTDDYPQYYIAENRQYVSYDKTLKTGPYNFGFSTTRPSWVEHYPYQNGLLIWKWDTSQKDNNVSAHAGSGLILPVDSHSTALKWSDGTLMRSRIQSYDSPFSLYRTDGLTLHSADVATKIPSKPGVPVFNDHTSTYYDTTAPTAGVKITDTNTKIRIAKEARDGSTISLEVGPAVK, from the coding sequence GTGACCAGCAGACCATGGACGTTCAGAGCGGCCGCGGTGGGTGTCGCCCTCGCGGCGGCCACCGCCACGTTCTCGACGTTCGCCGTTGCGCAGGCAGACGATGCCGCTTCGGCGGCGGCCTCGGCGAGCGCGAACCGCCACGAGCCCCGGCCGGCCGGCAACGAGGCCGAACACGACCTCGACGGCCCGCTCAGCAAGACCCAGGAAGCACAGCGCGAAGAGGCCCTGAACCAGGTCATATCCGGGGACGCGAAGGTCCAGGACCGGAATGGTTCGCAGGTCGTCAAGCTCAAGGGCAAGAACAAGTACGTCGAGCTCGGCCGCGAGAAGACCGACAAGATCTTCACGATCCTGGTCGAGTTCGGCGACCAGGTCGACAGCCGCTACGGCGGCACCGTGGGCCCGCTGCACAACCAGATAGCCGCGCCCGACCGCACCCAGGACAACAGCACGGCCTGGCAGGCGGACTACAACCAGGCGCACTTCCAGGACCTCTACTTCGGCACCGGCAAGAACACCGAGTCGCTGAAGAAGTACTACGAGAAGCAGTCCTCGGGCCGCTACTCGGTCGACGGCGAGGTCACCGACTGGGTCAAGGTCCCCTACAACGAGGCCCGTTACGGCTCCAACAAGGCGTCCACGGGCGCCTGGTACGCGGTCCGGGACGGTGTCACCGCCTGGGTCGCCGACCAGAAGGCGGCCGGCAGGTCCGACGCGGACATCAAGGCGGACCTGGCCAAGTACGACCAGTGGGACCGCTACGACTACGACGGCGACGGCAACTTCAACGAGCCCGACGGCTACATCGACCACTTCCAGATCGTGCACGCCGGTGAGGACGAGTCCGCGGGCGGCGGCGCGCAGGGCGAGGACGCGATCTGGGCGCACCGCTGGTACGCGTTCGGCACCGACGCGGGCGCCACGGGTCCGGCCGGCAACAAGCTGGGCGGCGCCGCGATCGGCGACACCGGCATCTGGGTCGGCGACTACACCATCCAGCCGGAGAACGGCGGACTCGGCGTCTACGCGCACGAGTACGGCCACGACCTCGGTCTGCCGGACGAGTACGACACCACCAACTCGGCCGAGAACTCCACGGGATTCTGGACCCTGATGTCCTCCGGTTCCTGGCTCGGCACCGGCAGGAACGCCATCGGTGACCTGCCCGGCGACATGAACGCCTGGGACAAGCTGCAGCTCGGCTGGCTGAACTACGACACGGCCAAGGCCGCGACGAAGTCGAAGCACAAGCTGGGTGTCGCCGAGTACAACACCAGGAACAAGCAGGCCCTCGTGGTCTCGCTGCCGGACAAGGCGGTCACCACCGAGATCGTCGCCCCGGCACAGGGCTCGACCCAGTGGTGGAGCGGCAGCGGCAACGATCTCAAGAACACGCTGACGCGTTCCGTCGATCTCACCGGCAAGTCGTCGGCCGCCCTCACGCTCGACGGCTGGTACGACATCGAGGCCGACTACGATTACCTGTACACCGAGGTCTCCACCGACGGCGGCGCCAACTGGACCGCCATCGACGGCACGGTGGACGGGCAGCCGATCCCGCGCGACGGCAGTGGCAAGCCCGCGCTGACCGGCACGGTGGACGCGTACAAGAAGCTGTCGTTCCCGCTCGACGCCTACGCGGGCCAGAAGGTCGACCTGCGGTTCCGCTACCAGAGCGACGGCGGCGTGGCGCTGAAGGGCTTCGCGGCCGACGAGATCTCCGTGACCGCGGACGGTTCGGCGCTCTTCTCGGACAACGCCGAGACCGCGGACGCCGCGTGGACCGCCGCCGGCTTCTCCCGCGTCGGCGCGTCCTTCACCGACGACTACCCGCAGTACTACATCGCGGAGAACCGTCAGTACGTCTCGTACGACAAGACCCTCAAGACCGGTCCGTACAACTTCGGCTTCTCGACGACGCGTCCGTCCTGGGTGGAGCACTACCCCTACCAGAACGGCCTGTTGATCTGGAAGTGGGACACCTCGCAGAAGGACAACAACGTCAGCGCGCACGCGGGCTCCGGGCTGATCCTGCCGGTCGACTCGCACTCCACCGCGCTGAAATGGTCCGACGGAACGCTGATGCGCAGCCGGATCCAGTCGTACGACTCGCCGTTCAGCCTGTACCGCACGGACGGTCTGACGCTGCACAGCGCGGACGTGGCGACGAAGATCCCGTCGAAGCCGGGGGTGCCGGTCTTCAACGACCACACCAGCACCTACTACGACACGACGGCCCCGACCGCGGGTGTCAAGATCACTGACACCAACACCAAGATCAGGATCGCCAAGGAGGCCCGTGACGGGTCGACGATCTCGCTCGAAGTGGGCCCCGCGGTGAAGTAA